ACGCAGCGACGGGCGAGTACGTCGATATGGTCGAAGCAGGCGTTGTGGACCCGACGAAGGTCACGCGCACGGCACTGCAAAACGCAGCGTCGGTCGCAGGCCTGCTGCTGACGACGGACGCAGCCGTGGTCGAACTGCCGAAGGAAGACGCACCGATGCCTGGCGGCATGCCCGGCGGTATGGGCGGCATGGGCATGGACATGTAATTCGACGTCGAGTCGAAGCGCATGTTGGAGCGCGCCGCGAGGCGCGCTTCTAGCCACGTTCCTGGCCACGTTCCTGGCCGGAAAGAAAACCCGCAGCGTGAGAAATCACGGTGCGGGTTTTTTTATATCAATGCCGCGCCTCTCCCGGCGCATCGCTTTTGCCGCTCGCGGTCGGCGCATCTTCATCGGTTTCTCTGGCCCAGAAAAACCGGTCGGGAAGGTAGGCTCCCATGCCAGGCCGAAACGCGTTCTGCATTGCCTGGAACATGTACTCCTGCGCTTCGCGCACCGCTTCCGCCGGGTCCTGGCCATTCGCGAGCAAGGCCGCGATTGCCGCGCCAAGCGTATCGGTCATCCCCGTCACGCGCTGCGCGCCGCGGTCCCACAAGTCCTGCCGCAACTGGCCGTCCTCGCAGTAAAGCGTGTTGACGAGCCGATGCGTGCCCGTTTCCATCGACAGAATGTACTCGCAGCCTTGCGACAGCAGATGCGACACGGCCGCGTCGAGCGTCGGCGCCTCGGCGTCGCCGTCGGGCTGCGCGAGCGCGAGCAGCGCCGCGTGGTCGGCGACGAGCAGCGTGGTTTGCGGGGCGAGCAGGTCTGCGATCGCCTCGCGCAATTCGTCGGCGGCGAGCACGTGTTCGTCATCGAGCGTGAAGTCGGGCGCGAGAATCAGCGGCACGTCGTCATAGTCGGCGACGACTTCGGCGATCGCGCTCACCACTTCGGCGCGGGTGGCCGCGCCGACCTTGAATGCGGCGATCGGCATGTCTTCGAGCAGCATGCGCGCCTGAGTCGCGACGGTCTCCGGGTCGAGCGCGGTGACTTCGTCGCAACTCGCCGAGTCGCGCACGGTATAACCGGTCAGCACCGTGACGCCGTGGCAGCCCATGCTGGCCAGCGTCATCAGATCCGCTTGCAGGCCGGAGGCGCCGGTGGGGTCGGACAGGCCGAAGGTCAGAACGATCGGAGGGGTGTCGCTGGGCATGAAAGGAGGAAAAAAAATCGAAGCAAATAAGGAGGCCAACAGGAAGGCCAACAAAACGGCCAACAGGAAGGTCAAAAAGCAGGCCCATACGCATGGGTCGGCTCAATTATGCGGCTTTCTCCCGCGACGAGGCGGTTTTTCGCACGCGCGAGCGTCGCTGCGCGTTCGCAAAAATTTGCTGCAGCGCAGAATCGTTCATTGCTTTCGCTAGGCATGGGGGCGGCAACACGGTACCATCATGGCTCCCGTTTTAACGGACTTTTCGACGCGCAAAAGAATGGAATATAGAAGCTGGATGTGCCTGATCTGCGGCTGGATTTACGAGGAAGAAGCCGGCTTGCCGGACGAAGGTATTGCGCCGGGCACGCGCTGGGAGGATGTGCCGATCAACTGGACCTGTCCCGAGTGCGGGGCGCGTAAGGAAGACTTCGAAATGGTCCAGATCTGACCGGTCTGCCGGTCGGTTCTGCGGCCGGCTTTACGCTTCTTTACGTCAGATGGCGGGGCGGGTTTTCGCGGCTGATGCCTGCGTTCTTCACGCCCTGATTTCGCGTCGGTTTTTGCGTCGGTTCCCGCAGTTTTGACGCTCGGCGCCTGAGTTGATGCGCGATCTGTGCGTACGATCCTCGCGTATTGCGGCAGGCGCATCCTCGAGGCTCGCGACGTACGCGGCGCATCGCAGCGTACCGGGCGTCTTGCGTGCCCCGCGGGTGAACCGACTCGAGCGTCGCGCGTACGGGTGACGCGATACAGTTGCGGCCGCACGATTTCAGAGCGCACACGGCGGCGTAACCGGCGCGTCATGGCAGGTCGTCGTCCCGGTTCTAGCGTCGGTTTCGGTCTGTCGGCGTTTCTGCACACGTGCTCATGACACCTTCATCCGCTCCCGGCAGTACCCTCGAAGCCTTGCCCAATCCTCGCGGCGGCGCCGTGCGCGCGGCCGAACGCGCGCTTGCCGACGCGATTGCCGCGCACGATCAGCATCGCGATGCGGCGTTGCCCATTTTGCATGCCGCGCACGCGCTTCGCGAAGCAGGATGGCTCGCCGCGCATCGTTTTGCCGACGCGCTGGTCCTTGCGTCGCCGCTCGCCTTCGATGCGGCGGATTCTGCCCATGCTCACGTCGACCATTCCACACACTCCGGACATCCGGCGCCTGCATCGCGCGCTCATCTGCCGGATAGCCCGGTGCGCGAAGCCTTCGGTGCGGCGCTGCATGCGTTCGCGGCGGCGCTCGGCCGGCGTAATCTGCATGAACTCGCGTGTTCGCCGTCGCTTTACGCGCACTATCGTTCGCTATCGGCGCTGACCGCGCAGCATACGCCGGGCTTCAAGGTCAGCTTCGAAGACCTCGCGCTAGCGGGCCGGCCGGTCCCGCCTGCTACCTTGCACGCACAACCGGCACAACGTCTCACGCATCTTCGCGCCCGCTACGAGCAGGCGTTGTTGCCGGTTCTGCGGGCGCAGACCGGCGAGGGCGCGATGTCGGCGGCAACGCTCGTCGTCGGGGCCGCGCTCGACGAACTCGAAGCCTGCATGGCCCAGCTGGTCGGTTCCGACCCGTACGATTTCTGGCGGCTCGCAGCCGGTTGCGCCCGTGCGCTGCGCGTGAGCGGTCACTTATCGGGCGACCCCGATGCGCGGCGCTTCTTCGCGCGGTGCAACCTCGCGCTCGGAGACCAGGCGCGCGGCATCGAGTACGCGCCGCGTTCGCTCGTGCGTGCGACGCTCGCGTTGCTGTGGCGCGACTATGCGCTGTTCGGCGCGGCGGCCGAAGACACCGACCACGTCGAACTGCTGCGCGACTACGGGTTGACCGTGGTTTGGCATGTGGCAGGCACGCCGGCTTCGGAGGCGCTGTGGGAAGCGGGCGCCGCCGAGGCGGCGAGGGGGACGGCAGAGGCGGTGGTTCAAGTGCAGCCGACCTCACCGGAGGTTCCTACACGCGATCTTGGGCAGCTCACCGTTCACGCCAACGCATACGAAGATTTTCTACAAACAGCCGATGCATCGATTGCAGCCCTCTCGGAACACGCGCGCGCTGCCGATAACCCGCAAAAGGCCGACGCGAGCGCGGCACTGCAAGCGGGCGATGCCGCGTACCGGCTCGGGGCATCCGCGAGCGCGCTCGGGCTTGGTCATGTGGCGTTGCTCTCCGATGCGCTCGGTCTCGCTTGGCGCCGGCGTGCGCACGCGGCGGCCGCGATGCCCGAAGGCCGCACGGCGGCGCATATCGAAGCGCCCGACGCAGCGGTGCTCGAACAGGCCGCGCTTGCACTGCGCGCAATGCTGCACCAGATCGCGGCAGGTATTGCGCCGCCGCAAGCGAGCGCCGCATCGGGTACCGCACTCGCGGCGTTGACGCGTGCGATCGAACTGGGCAGCACAGCTTGACCTGAATTGAACGTGAACTGAACGCGAACTGAACGTACCGGGCGTGAACCCAACGTGAACTACCGCGCACACCGAGCGCGGCGTGCCCGCCAGGCCCAGCCGATGAGCGGTAAGTGCGTGTTAGAGTGCAGCTATGATCCGCTGTCCGTGGGGTGGACCTCGGGCGTCGCGTGTCGCATGACGTGCGGTGCATATGGGGTCTGCACTTCCACTCGTCTTTGCTAGAATTTGACCTATGTCCAAGAGTACCGATCGCATCAATCTCACCAACCAGTTCCTGATCGCCATGCCCAACATGGCAGATCCGACTTTTTCAGGAACGGTGGTCTATCTTTGCGATCACAGCGAGCGCGGCGCACTCGGTCTGGTCATCAACCGGCCAACCGATATCGATCTCGAAGCGCTCTTCAATCGCATCGATCTGAAGCTCGAAATCGAGCCGCTGCTGCATGTTCCCGTCTACTTCGGCGGCCCGGTGCAAACCGAGCGCGGCTTCGTGCTGCATGACGCGGGGCAGGGCAGTTCGTACACGTCGTCGATGCAGGTGCCAGGCGGCCTCGAGATGACCACGTCGAAGGACGTGCTCGAAGCGGTCGCGAACGGCAAGGGCCCGGAGCGCTTTCTGCTCACGCTCGGCCATGCAGGCTGGGGCGCGGGCCAGCTCGAGGAAGAAATCTCGAAGAACGGCTGGCTCACGGTCGAGGCCGACCCGAAGATCGTCTTCGACGTGCCGGCCGAAGACCGTCTCGAAGCGGCGCTCGCGCTGCTCGGCGTGACGCTGTCGATGCTCTCCGGCGAAGCAGGTCACGCATGACCGGTGCGCCCGAACGTGCAGCGACGCTGCTTGCGTTCGACTATGGCGAGAAACGCATTGGCGTCGCCGTCGGCAATTCCCTGACGAAAAGTGCGCGGCCGCTCGTGGTCGTGCAGAATCGCAACCGCGACTTTCGCTTTGCCGAGCTCGGCAAGCTGATCGGCGAGTGGCAGCCCGACGCGCTCGTGGTCGGCCTGCCCACGCATCCCGACGGCACGCCTCACGCGATGACCCAGCAGGCCAAACGCTTCGGCAACCAGCTGAACGGGCGTTTCAACCTGCCGGTGAGCTGGGTGGACGAGCGCTACTCGTCGGTGCAGGCCGAAGCCGGCGTGCGCAGCGGCGCCGCGCGCGCCGATCTGCTCGATGCCGAAGCTGCCTGCATCATCCTTCAACAGTACTTCGAAGAAACCGCCACACGCGGCGAGCCAGGCGGTGAAATGCGCTGTGAAATGCGCAGCGAAACACCCAGCGAAATACGCAGCGAAGCACGCGGTGGAATCAGCAGCGAAACCAGCAATGAGTGAGAACATGAGCGCCATCGATGCGGAGCGGCTCTATCGCGCCGTGCTCGAACAGATTCGCGCGGCTTACGGCGACGCGTTTCTTCGTCCCGACGAGCCCGGCGGTGCGGTGCTGGCCGGCATATACAGCGGCGGCGTTTGGCTTGCCGAGCGTCTTGCGCGCGATCTGAACGTGCCGGCTTTCGGCGTGGTCAACGTCGCGTTGCATCGCGACGACTACGCGAAGAAGGGCCTGCACACGCAGGCGAGCCCGACGTCGCTGCCCTTCGATGTGAACAACCATCGCATTCTGCTCGTCGACGACGTGCTGTACACGGGCCGCACGATTCGCGCCGCGATCAACGAACTGTACGACTATGGCCGGCCTGCCGCGGTCGAGCTCGCGGTGCTCGCGGACCGCGGCGGACGCGAACTGCCGGTCGCGGCGACCTTTGTGGGCGGCACGGTCGATGTGCCGGCCGATGCGACGCTCGTGCTCGCGCGTCACGGCGACGAAGGCGCACAGCATTTCACGTTTCATACCGAAGCGCGTGCCGACTGAGCACGCCTCACTGCATCCCATGCATGCAGGCGTATCACAGTTTGATCCAGGACCACGATGAACAAGCCTAACCCGGTCGCACCGCATGCGGCCCAGGATTCAACGCAGCAGGATTCGACCCAGCGCGCCGCCGAGGCGCGGCACTTTCGCTACGGTTTCCTGAAGGGCAATCCGCAGCTCACGAAAAACGGCGAGCTCAAGCATCTGCTGACAATCGAAGGCTTGCCGCGCTCGATCGTCACGCACATTCTCGATACGGCCGAGCAGTTCGTCAGCGTGACGGACCGCGAAGTGAAGAAGGTGCCGCTGCTGCGCGGCAAGTCCGTGTTCAATCTGTTCTTCGAGAACTCGACGCGCACGCGCACGACGTTCGAGATTGCGGCGAAGCGTCTGTCGGCCGACGTGATCAATCTGAACATCAACGCTTCGTCGACGAGCAAGGGCGAGTCGCTGCTCGACACGATCAATAATCTGTCGGCCATGCACGCCGATATGTTCGTCGTACGGCACGCGTCGAGCGGTGCGCCGTATCTGATCGCCGAGCACTGCGCGCCGCACGTGCATGTGATCAATGCCGGCGATGGGCGTCATGCGCACCCGACGCAGGGTCTGCTCGACATGTACACGATCCGTCATTACAAGCGCGATTTCACGAATCTGCGCGTGGCGATTGTCGGCGACATTCTGCATTCGCGCGTGGCGCGCTCCGATATTCATGCGCTGACCACGCTCGGCGTGCCCGAAGTGCGCGCGATCGGCCCGCGCACGCTGCTGCCGGGTGGGCTCGAGCAGATGGGTGTACGCGTGTTCCACAACCTCGACGAAGGTCTGAAGGACGTCGACGTGATCATCATGCTGCGTCTGCAGAACGAACGCATGAGCGGGGCGCTGCTGCCTTCGGCGCAGGAGTACTTCAAGAGCTGGGGCCTGACGCCCGAGCGGCTCGCGCTGGCGAAGCCCGACGCGATCGTGATGCACCCGGGGCCGATGAATCGCGGTGTCGAGATCGATTCGCAGGTCGCGGACGGGCCGCAATCGGTGATCCTGAATCAGGTGACGTTTGGCATCGCGGTGCGGATGGCGGTGATGGGCATCGTCGCCGGAAACAACGACTGACCGCGACGCTTCGCTGCGACCACCGGCTGCAGGGACCGACACGACCGATTGCACGCGCAACCATCGGGCGAGCACCAGGCGGGTATCGGGCGGCACCGAACCTCGAGCATCGCAAAAGACAACGCACAAGAAAGGCAGCACATGAAGATTCACATCCAGGGCGGCACGCTGATCGATCCGGTAGCGGGCACTGAACAGCAGCAGGACGTGTTTATCGCGGCCGGCAAGATCGTCGCGCTTGGCCGCGCACCGGAAGAATTTCACGCGGCGAAGACCGTCGACGCGCGCGGCCTGATGGTTGCGCCGGGTCTCGTGGACCTGGCTGCGCGCCTGCGCGAACCGGGCTACGAGCACAAGGCGACGCTCGAGTCCGAAATGGCCGCGGCGCTCGCGGGCGGCGTGACGACGCTCGTGTGCCCGCCCGACACGGACCCGGTACTCGACGAACCGGGCCTCGTCGAGATGCTGAAATTTCGCGCGCGCAATCTGAACCAGGCGCATGTGTATCCGCTTGGCGCGCTGACGGTCGGCCTCAAGGGGCAGGTCATCACCGAGATGGTCGAATTGACCGAGGCGGGCTGCATCGGTTTTTCGCAGGCCGACGTGCCGGTCGTCGATACGCAGGTGTTGCTGCGCGCGCTGCAGTATGCGAGCACGTATGGTTTTACCGTGTGGTTGCGTCCGCAGGACGCGTATCTCGCGAAGGGCGGCGTCGCTGCGAGCGGGGCGCTCGCTTCGCGGCTCGGTTTGTCGGGCGTGCCGGTTTCGGCGGAAACGATCGCGCTGCATACGATTTTCGAGCTCGTGCGCGTGACGGGTGCGCGTGTGCATCTGTCGCATCTGTCGTCGGCGGCGGGCATTGCGCTGATGCGCGCGGCGAAGGCCGAAGGTTTACCGGTTACCTGCGATGTGACGGTCAACCATGTGCATCTGATCGACGTCGATATCGGTTACTTCGATGCGCAGTTCCGTCTCGATCCGCCGCTGCGTTCGCAGCGCGATCGCGAGGCGATTCGCGCGGGCCTCGCCGACGGCACGATCGATGCGATCTGCTCGGACCACACGCCCGTTGACGACGACGAAAAGCTGTTGCCGTTCGCCGAAGCGACGCCGGGCGCGACCGGCCTCGAGCTGCTGCTGTCGCTGACGGTGAAGTGGGCCAGCGAGGCGGGCGTGCCGCTCGCGAAAGCGATCAACTGCATCACCGCGGCGCCGGCCGGCGTATTGAAGCTCGCCGCGGGCCGCATCGAAACGGGCCTGGCCGCGGACCTGTGCATTTTCGAGCGCAATGCGCACTGGCGCATCGAGCCGCGCGCGCTGAGGAGCCAGGGGCATAACACGCCGTTTCTCGGTTACGAACTGCCGGCGCGCGTACGGGCGACCGTGGTGTCCGGGCAACTGGCATTCGAGCAGCGCTAACGCCAGGCCGGCGATGCACACGGAACCTTCACGATGAAACTCGCGCTTCGCAAGTTACGACTCGTTGCTCATCTGCTGTACGGCATGTGGGTGGTCGCCACGCGCTTTTCGCGCGTTACGCCGCAACAGCGCTTCGAACTGAACCGCGCATGGTCGCTGCGATTCCTGCAGCTCGCGGGCATGCGGCTCGTCGTGCACAACGACGCAGCGCGCATCGACGAAGGCGCGTTGGTTGTCAGCAACCATATTTCGTGGATCGACATCTATGTGATCAACGCGTGGCGGCCGACGCGGTTCGTATCGAAGGCGGAAGTGCGCAAGTGGCCCGTGGTCGGCTGGCTCGCGTTCAAGCTCGACACAGTGTTCCTGCAACGCGAGAAGCGCAGCGACGCCAAGCGGATCATGCACGAGCTTGCCGATCATCTGATTGCGGGCCACGCGATCTGTGTGTTCCCCGAAGGCACGACAACCGACGGACGCGAACTGCTGCCGTTCCATTCGAACCTGTTCCAGGCGGCGGTGTCTGCGTCGCGGCCGGTGCAGCCGATCTGCATCTACTACGAAGATGCGCACGGTAACCAGTCGACTGCGCCGGCGTATATCGACGACATGTCGCTTGGCGAGTCGATGCATGCGCTGCTGTGCGGCGCGCCGTTGACCGCGCACGTCTACGTTTGCGACGCGCTCGCGCCGGGCGCGGAGCGGCGCGTGCTGGCGGCCGAGGCGCAGGCGGCGGTCGAAGCGGCGCTCGAACGGCTGCGGCCGGCTGGTTCGCGGGTGCGCGAGGCATTGCGTACGCAGCCGGTGCAGCAGGCGCAGGGCGTCGATCACGACGACGTGTCCAACGCGGGCGACGTGCCGACAACGAACGGACCGCTTGCGCAGTGAAAGTAAAAGCAACCTGGCGGTCGGGTGCGCGCGGCAATATCTACGTGCCGGATCTGTCCACGTGAGCGCCTTCGCGAGACCGAACGTCTCGCGAACACCGGTGTCAGATCACACAGCAGGCCGCTCCGGTCGATTACACTTCGTCGATGTTTACCAATCCCGATTTCTTCCTCTGGAATTTCTTTGCCAGCATTGGCGATGCCGCGTTCACGCTGCCGATCGCGCTCGTCTGCGCGATCTGGCTGTGGTTCTCGGCGCGCCGGCAAGCGGCGCGCTGGATCGCGCTGCTCGCGGTCGGCATGGCGGCGGTCGGCGCGACGAAAATTCTGTATGCGGGCTGCGGCATTCAGATTCCGGCGCTGAATTTTCGCGTGATCAGCGGGCATACCACGCTGTCGAGCGCGGTCTGGACCGTCGCGATGGCGCTGCTGTGCCGGTGTGTGGGCGTCCGTGCGCGCTATGGCGTGATGCTCGGACTGCTGATCGGCGCACTGACGGCCGTGGCGCGCGTGTTCGACGAAGCGCATTCGATCACCGAAGTGATCGCTGGCTGGGTCGTCGGCGGCACGCTGGCGGTGCTGTTCGTGCACAACTTCGTGCACTCGGGCGTGAGGCTCGTCAAGCCGCGCTATGCGGCGCTGGGGCTGTTGCTGGTGGCGTCCGTCGCGTATGGGCGGC
The nucleotide sequence above comes from Paraburkholderia sp. SOS3. Encoded proteins:
- a CDS encoding hydroxymethylpyrimidine/phosphomethylpyrimidine kinase, with translation MPSDTPPIVLTFGLSDPTGASGLQADLMTLASMGCHGVTVLTGYTVRDSASCDEVTALDPETVATQARMLLEDMPIAAFKVGAATRAEVVSAIAEVVADYDDVPLILAPDFTLDDEHVLAADELREAIADLLAPQTTLLVADHAALLALAQPDGDAEAPTLDAAVSHLLSQGCEYILSMETGTHRLVNTLYCEDGQLRQDLWDRGAQRVTGMTDTLGAAIAALLANGQDPAEAVREAQEYMFQAMQNAFRPGMGAYLPDRFFWARETDEDAPTASGKSDAPGEARH
- a CDS encoding rubredoxin yields the protein MEYRSWMCLICGWIYEEEAGLPDEGIAPGTRWEDVPINWTCPECGARKEDFEMVQI
- a CDS encoding YqgE/AlgH family protein, translating into MSKSTDRINLTNQFLIAMPNMADPTFSGTVVYLCDHSERGALGLVINRPTDIDLEALFNRIDLKLEIEPLLHVPVYFGGPVQTERGFVLHDAGQGSSYTSSMQVPGGLEMTTSKDVLEAVANGKGPERFLLTLGHAGWGAGQLEEEISKNGWLTVEADPKIVFDVPAEDRLEAALALLGVTLSMLSGEAGHA
- the pyrR gene encoding bifunctional pyr operon transcriptional regulator/uracil phosphoribosyltransferase PyrR is translated as MSAIDAERLYRAVLEQIRAAYGDAFLRPDEPGGAVLAGIYSGGVWLAERLARDLNVPAFGVVNVALHRDDYAKKGLHTQASPTSLPFDVNNHRILLVDDVLYTGRTIRAAINELYDYGRPAAVELAVLADRGGRELPVAATFVGGTVDVPADATLVLARHGDEGAQHFTFHTEARAD
- a CDS encoding aspartate carbamoyltransferase catalytic subunit, whose translation is MNKPNPVAPHAAQDSTQQDSTQRAAEARHFRYGFLKGNPQLTKNGELKHLLTIEGLPRSIVTHILDTAEQFVSVTDREVKKVPLLRGKSVFNLFFENSTRTRTTFEIAAKRLSADVINLNINASSTSKGESLLDTINNLSAMHADMFVVRHASSGAPYLIAEHCAPHVHVINAGDGRHAHPTQGLLDMYTIRHYKRDFTNLRVAIVGDILHSRVARSDIHALTTLGVPEVRAIGPRTLLPGGLEQMGVRVFHNLDEGLKDVDVIIMLRLQNERMSGALLPSAQEYFKSWGLTPERLALAKPDAIVMHPGPMNRGVEIDSQVADGPQSVILNQVTFGIAVRMAVMGIVAGNND
- a CDS encoding dihydroorotase, with the protein product MKIHIQGGTLIDPVAGTEQQQDVFIAAGKIVALGRAPEEFHAAKTVDARGLMVAPGLVDLAARLREPGYEHKATLESEMAAALAGGVTTLVCPPDTDPVLDEPGLVEMLKFRARNLNQAHVYPLGALTVGLKGQVITEMVELTEAGCIGFSQADVPVVDTQVLLRALQYASTYGFTVWLRPQDAYLAKGGVAASGALASRLGLSGVPVSAETIALHTIFELVRVTGARVHLSHLSSAAGIALMRAAKAEGLPVTCDVTVNHVHLIDVDIGYFDAQFRLDPPLRSQRDREAIRAGLADGTIDAICSDHTPVDDDEKLLPFAEATPGATGLELLLSLTVKWASEAGVPLAKAINCITAAPAGVLKLAAGRIETGLAADLCIFERNAHWRIEPRALRSQGHNTPFLGYELPARVRATVVSGQLAFEQR
- a CDS encoding lysophospholipid acyltransferase family protein; its protein translation is MKLALRKLRLVAHLLYGMWVVATRFSRVTPQQRFELNRAWSLRFLQLAGMRLVVHNDAARIDEGALVVSNHISWIDIYVINAWRPTRFVSKAEVRKWPVVGWLAFKLDTVFLQREKRSDAKRIMHELADHLIAGHAICVFPEGTTTDGRELLPFHSNLFQAAVSASRPVQPICIYYEDAHGNQSTAPAYIDDMSLGESMHALLCGAPLTAHVYVCDALAPGAERRVLAAEAQAAVEAALERLRPAGSRVREALRTQPVQQAQGVDHDDVSNAGDVPTTNGPLAQ
- a CDS encoding phosphatase PAP2 family protein codes for the protein MFTNPDFFLWNFFASIGDAAFTLPIALVCAIWLWFSARRQAARWIALLAVGMAAVGATKILYAGCGIQIPALNFRVISGHTTLSSAVWTVAMALLCRCVGVRARYGVMLGLLIGALTAVARVFDEAHSITEVIAGWVVGGTLAVLFVHNFVHSGVRLVKPRYAALGLLLVASVAYGRHAPIQQMIEMYSPGVCAKFFPSLVDEMKDKL